A single region of the Vicia villosa cultivar HV-30 ecotype Madison, WI linkage group LG4, Vvil1.0, whole genome shotgun sequence genome encodes:
- the LOC131594373 gene encoding LEAF RUST 10 DISEASE-RESISTANCE LOCUS RECEPTOR-LIKE PROTEIN KINASE-like 1.1 isoform X2 has translation MRLGEMGLDLWMCCFTSTSDTFRKQTEWKWQIFPYHKLKIATNYFHQARILDKKGSATVYYGKLKNGREIAVQSFKEDKCNILKQFIEETVILNFMPYKNLVTIYGYSTHQKEFLLVHEYLSNGTLATHIKGQPSDSRTTLTWPNRLDIAIDIASALNYLHYKGIVHRNVKSNNIFLDINFCAKLGNFHLSKKLVVEATDVTRDLIGTSGYIDPELVSKGLLSVKNDVYSFGVVLCELVSSMLAEYYVHNEEESLATFLMTKVENQALVELLDPNLGFQSDVKIDKMMTATAELAFWCLQCPQELRPNMEQVLESLNGIKQGRYELSPIKAFKIFHHAELEEATNHFDTFLGKGGFGSVYYGKLKDGREVGIKRFHEETNRTIKQFMKEIEIASHLRHQNLVLLYGCSSRHSDKHMLVYEYISNGTLSQHLHGSSGSTLSWPSRLNIAIETAKALVYLHDSDFGLSRFLPDYVTHVSTLPVGTRAYIDPDYFETGRVSDKSDVYSFGVILFELISSKPASLMQGTENVTLAQFAMHKILNKNLQGLVDQSLAICFNENVVEMITAVTELAFQCVQCPKELRPTMKQVLQTLQGISKGTWGFNQIT, from the exons ATGAGGTTGGGGGAAATGGGGTTGGATCTCTGGATGTGCTGTTTCACTTCCACTTCTGACACATTTCGAAAGCAGACTGAATGGAAGTGGCAAATCTTCCCTTATCACAAACTTAAAATAGCCACAAATTATTTTCATCAAGCTCGGATTCTTGATAAGAAAGGCTCTGCCACAGTATATTATG GAAAACTTAAGAATGGTCGTGAGATTGCAGTACAAAGCTTTAAGGAGGACAAGTGCAACATATTGAAACAGTTCATCGAAGAAACTGTTATCCTAAATTTCATGCCCTACAAAAACCTTGTTACAATTTATGGATATTCCACTCATCAAAAGGAATTCTTGCTAGTACATGAATACCTGTCCAATGGGACTCTTGCTACTCATATTAAAGGCCAACCATCAGATAGCCGAACAACGTTAACTTGGCCAAACCGATTGGATATTGCAATTGATATAGCAAGTGCATTGAACTATCTTCACTACAAGGGCATTGTCCACCGTAATGTTAAGTCTAATAATATTTTCCTTGATATAAACTTTTGTGCTAAACTTGGTAACTTTCATTTGTCAAAGAAACTTGTTGTTGAAGCAACCGATGTTACGAGAGACTTGATAGGAACAAGTGGTTATATCGACCCAGAACTTGTGTCAAAAGGCTTACTTAGTGTTAAAAATGATGTTTATAGCTTTGGGGTGGTGTTATGTGAGCTTGTGTCATCCATGCTTGCAGAATATTATGTTCATAACGAAGAAGAAAGTCTAGCTACATTTTTAATGACAAAAGTTGAAAACCAAGCTTTGGTCGAGCTTTTGGATCCAAATCTTGGCTTTCAGTCAGACGTTAAGATCGACAAGATGATGACTGCTACGGCTGAGCTTGCATTTTGGTGTTTGCAATGTCCACAAGAATTAAGGCCGAACATGGAACAAGTGCTAGAGAGTCTCAATGGCATAAAACAAGGGAGATATGAGTTAAGCCCAATAAAAG CTTTCAAAATCTTCCACCATGCTGAACTTGAAGAAGCTACAAACCATTTTGACACTTTCCTAGGAAAGGGAGGGTTCGGCAGTGTCTACTACG GAAAACTAAAAGACGGTAGAGAAGTTGGAATAAAACGTTTCCATGAAGAGACAAACAGAACAATTAAGCAATTCATGAAAGAAATTGAGATTGCAAGTCACTTGCGTCATCAAAATCTGGTTTTACTTTATGGCTGCAGTTCTCGTCATAGCGACAAGCACATGCTAGTGTATGAGTACATCTCTAATGGAACTCTTTCACAGCATCTCCATGGATCTTCAGGCAGTACGTTATCGTGGCCTAGTAGATTGAATATTGCCATTGAAACTGCAAAGGCCTTGGTATATCTTCATGACTCAG ATTTTGGACTGTCGCGGTTTCTTCCGGACTATGTTACTCACGTTTCAACTCTTCCGGTTGGAACTCGTGCTTACATTGATCCAGATTACTTTGAAACTGGAAGGGTGAGTGACAAAAGTGATGTGTATAGCTTCGGGGTGATCTTATTCGAGCTTATATCATCCAAACCCGCAAGTTTAATGCAAGGAACGGAGAATGTGACTCTCGCCCAATTCGCAATGCATAAAATCTTAAACAAGAATTTACAAGGGCTAGTGGATCAAAGTCTTGCAATTTGTTTTAATGAAAATGTTGTGGAAATGATAACAGCGGTGACAGAGTTAGCATTTCAGTGTGTCCAGTGTCCTAAGGAACTCAGGCCAACCATGAAACAGGTGTTACAAACTCTACAGGGCATAAGCAAGGGGACATGGGGATTCAACCAAATAACATAG
- the LOC131594373 gene encoding probable LRR receptor-like serine/threonine-protein kinase At1g07560 isoform X1, which yields MRLGEMGLDLWMCCFTSTSDTFRKQTEWKWQIFPYHKLKIATNYFHQARILDKKGSATVYYGKLKNGREIAVQSFKEDKCNILKQFIEETVILNFMPYKNLVTIYGYSTHQKEFLLVHEYLSNGTLATHIKGQPSDSRTTLTWPNRLDIAIDIASALNYLHYKGIVHRNVKSNNIFLDINFCAKLGNFHLSKKLVVEATDVTRDLIGTSGYIDPELVSKGLLSVKNDVYSFGVVLCELVSSMLAEYYVHNEEESLATFLMTKVENQALVELLDPNLGFQSDVKIDKMMTATAELAFWCLQCPQELRPNMEQVLESLNGIKQGRYELSPIKAFKIFHHAELEEATNHFDTFLGKGGFGSVYYGKLKDGREVGIKRFHEETNRTIKQFMKEIEIASHLRHQNLVLLYGCSSRHSDKHMLVYEYISNGTLSQHLHGSSGSTLSWPSRLNIAIETAKALVYLHDSGIIHRDIKGSNILLDENLTVKVADFGLSRFLPDYVTHVSTLPVGTRAYIDPDYFETGRVSDKSDVYSFGVILFELISSKPASLMQGTENVTLAQFAMHKILNKNLQGLVDQSLAICFNENVVEMITAVTELAFQCVQCPKELRPTMKQVLQTLQGISKGTWGFNQIT from the exons ATGAGGTTGGGGGAAATGGGGTTGGATCTCTGGATGTGCTGTTTCACTTCCACTTCTGACACATTTCGAAAGCAGACTGAATGGAAGTGGCAAATCTTCCCTTATCACAAACTTAAAATAGCCACAAATTATTTTCATCAAGCTCGGATTCTTGATAAGAAAGGCTCTGCCACAGTATATTATG GAAAACTTAAGAATGGTCGTGAGATTGCAGTACAAAGCTTTAAGGAGGACAAGTGCAACATATTGAAACAGTTCATCGAAGAAACTGTTATCCTAAATTTCATGCCCTACAAAAACCTTGTTACAATTTATGGATATTCCACTCATCAAAAGGAATTCTTGCTAGTACATGAATACCTGTCCAATGGGACTCTTGCTACTCATATTAAAGGCCAACCATCAGATAGCCGAACAACGTTAACTTGGCCAAACCGATTGGATATTGCAATTGATATAGCAAGTGCATTGAACTATCTTCACTACAAGGGCATTGTCCACCGTAATGTTAAGTCTAATAATATTTTCCTTGATATAAACTTTTGTGCTAAACTTGGTAACTTTCATTTGTCAAAGAAACTTGTTGTTGAAGCAACCGATGTTACGAGAGACTTGATAGGAACAAGTGGTTATATCGACCCAGAACTTGTGTCAAAAGGCTTACTTAGTGTTAAAAATGATGTTTATAGCTTTGGGGTGGTGTTATGTGAGCTTGTGTCATCCATGCTTGCAGAATATTATGTTCATAACGAAGAAGAAAGTCTAGCTACATTTTTAATGACAAAAGTTGAAAACCAAGCTTTGGTCGAGCTTTTGGATCCAAATCTTGGCTTTCAGTCAGACGTTAAGATCGACAAGATGATGACTGCTACGGCTGAGCTTGCATTTTGGTGTTTGCAATGTCCACAAGAATTAAGGCCGAACATGGAACAAGTGCTAGAGAGTCTCAATGGCATAAAACAAGGGAGATATGAGTTAAGCCCAATAAAAG CTTTCAAAATCTTCCACCATGCTGAACTTGAAGAAGCTACAAACCATTTTGACACTTTCCTAGGAAAGGGAGGGTTCGGCAGTGTCTACTACG GAAAACTAAAAGACGGTAGAGAAGTTGGAATAAAACGTTTCCATGAAGAGACAAACAGAACAATTAAGCAATTCATGAAAGAAATTGAGATTGCAAGTCACTTGCGTCATCAAAATCTGGTTTTACTTTATGGCTGCAGTTCTCGTCATAGCGACAAGCACATGCTAGTGTATGAGTACATCTCTAATGGAACTCTTTCACAGCATCTCCATGGATCTTCAGGCAGTACGTTATCGTGGCCTAGTAGATTGAATATTGCCATTGAAACTGCAAAGGCCTTGGTATATCTTCATGACTCAGGTATCATCCATCGCGACATAAAAGGAAGTAATATTCTGCTGGATGAAAATTTAACTGTTAAAGTTGCAGATTTTGGACTGTCGCGGTTTCTTCCGGACTATGTTACTCACGTTTCAACTCTTCCGGTTGGAACTCGTGCTTACATTGATCCAGATTACTTTGAAACTGGAAGGGTGAGTGACAAAAGTGATGTGTATAGCTTCGGGGTGATCTTATTCGAGCTTATATCATCCAAACCCGCAAGTTTAATGCAAGGAACGGAGAATGTGACTCTCGCCCAATTCGCAATGCATAAAATCTTAAACAAGAATTTACAAGGGCTAGTGGATCAAAGTCTTGCAATTTGTTTTAATGAAAATGTTGTGGAAATGATAACAGCGGTGACAGAGTTAGCATTTCAGTGTGTCCAGTGTCCTAAGGAACTCAGGCCAACCATGAAACAGGTGTTACAAACTCTACAGGGCATAAGCAAGGGGACATGGGGATTCAACCAAATAACATAG